In Horticoccus luteus, the following proteins share a genomic window:
- a CDS encoding NAD-dependent epimerase/dehydratase family protein yields MKLLVTGAAGFVGCTLASALAHRGDTVCGLDNFCRAGSETNRDALRSAGVKLVHGDLRNASDLEALGPVDWVIDAAANPSVLAGIDGRSSSRQVVEHNLGGTVNLLEFCKTHRAGFILLSTSRVYSIAPLAQLAVEPVHDAFRPRHDATLPAGLTSAGVAETFSTQAPVSLYGATKLASEALALEYGAAFDLPVFINRCGVLAGAGQFGRADQGIFAFWINSYLRRRTLRYIGFGGQGWQVRDCLHPRDLIPALVQQFSSPALPTEERVANFSGGVSSATSLRQLSAWCEERFGAHPVAADLAPRPFDLPWVVLDHAQATRRWNWRPQTSAAEIFAEIAAHAEAHPAWLDLSSHS; encoded by the coding sequence ATGAAGCTCTTGGTCACCGGCGCCGCCGGCTTCGTCGGTTGCACTCTCGCGTCGGCGTTGGCCCACCGCGGCGACACCGTTTGCGGGCTCGATAACTTTTGCCGCGCCGGCAGCGAGACCAACCGCGACGCCCTGCGGTCCGCGGGCGTGAAGCTGGTCCATGGCGACTTGCGCAACGCGAGCGATCTTGAGGCGCTCGGCCCCGTTGACTGGGTCATCGACGCCGCCGCCAACCCCAGCGTGCTCGCCGGGATCGACGGCCGCAGCAGTTCGCGCCAAGTCGTGGAGCATAATCTCGGCGGCACCGTCAACCTGCTGGAATTCTGCAAAACGCATCGCGCCGGCTTCATCCTCCTGAGCACGAGCCGCGTTTACTCCATCGCTCCGCTCGCCCAGCTCGCCGTCGAGCCCGTCCACGATGCCTTTCGTCCCCGCCATGACGCGACTCTGCCCGCCGGTCTGACGTCCGCCGGTGTGGCTGAAACGTTTTCCACGCAAGCCCCCGTGTCGCTTTACGGTGCCACGAAACTCGCCAGCGAAGCACTCGCTCTGGAATACGGCGCCGCCTTCGACCTGCCTGTCTTTATCAACCGTTGCGGCGTGCTCGCCGGGGCCGGCCAGTTCGGGCGCGCCGATCAAGGCATCTTCGCGTTTTGGATTAACAGCTACCTGCGTCGCCGCACGTTGCGTTACATAGGGTTCGGCGGCCAAGGCTGGCAAGTGCGCGACTGCCTCCACCCGCGCGACCTCATCCCGGCACTCGTCCAACAATTTTCCTCGCCCGCGCTGCCCACCGAGGAGCGCGTGGCGAATTTTTCCGGCGGCGTGTCCAGCGCGACCTCGCTGCGCCAGTTGAGCGCGTGGTGCGAGGAGCGTTTCGGAGCGCATCCCGTCGCTGCGGATCTGGCGCCCCGCCCCTTCGATTTGCCGTGGGTCGTGCTCGACCATGCCCAAGCGACGCGCCGGTGGAACTGGCGGCCGCAGACCTCCGCGGCCGAGATTTTCGCCGAGATCGCCGCGCATGCGGAGGCGCATCCGGCTTGGCTCGACCTCTCCTCTCATTCCTGA
- a CDS encoding glycosyltransferase family 2 protein — MPSAASLPLNLFSIVIPAHDEEESLPPTLRELYAELQRAGVPHEIVVVDDASRDRTWAVLQEMRAEIPTLAPTQNTGLHGYGRAVVWGLDHSRGDAVVIMMADASDSPVDAVKYWQLLNEGFDCAFGSRFIAGSRVIDYPRLKLYINRLANLLVRIAFRLRLNDTTNAFKAYRRTVIDGCRPFLSPHFNLTVELPLKAIVRGFNYTITPISWQNRKYGEAKLKIKEMGSRYFFICAYVWLEKYFSRGDYRRH, encoded by the coding sequence ATGCCCTCTGCTGCCTCCCTGCCGCTGAACCTGTTCAGCATCGTGATTCCGGCCCACGATGAGGAAGAGTCGCTTCCGCCGACCCTGCGCGAACTCTATGCGGAACTGCAGCGCGCGGGCGTGCCGCACGAGATCGTCGTCGTTGACGATGCGAGCCGCGACCGCACGTGGGCGGTTCTCCAGGAGATGCGCGCTGAGATTCCGACTTTGGCCCCCACCCAGAACACCGGCCTGCACGGCTACGGCCGGGCCGTCGTGTGGGGCTTGGATCACAGTCGCGGTGACGCCGTGGTCATCATGATGGCCGATGCTTCCGACTCGCCGGTCGACGCGGTGAAATACTGGCAACTGCTCAACGAAGGCTTCGACTGCGCGTTTGGCAGCCGCTTCATCGCCGGCTCGCGCGTGATCGATTATCCGCGGCTGAAACTCTACATCAACCGCCTCGCCAACCTGCTCGTTCGCATCGCGTTTCGCCTCCGCCTGAACGACACGACCAACGCCTTCAAAGCTTATCGCCGCACGGTGATCGACGGCTGTCGCCCCTTCCTGTCGCCGCATTTCAATCTCACGGTCGAACTGCCGCTGAAGGCGATCGTGCGCGGCTTCAATTACACGATCACGCCCATCTCCTGGCAAAATCGCAAATACGGCGAGGCCAAGCTCAAGATCAAGGAAATGGGCAGCCGCTATTTCTTCATCTGCGCCTACGTCTGGCTCGAGAAATATTTCAGCCGTGGTGACTACCGGCGCCATTGA
- a CDS encoding CHASE domain-containing hybrid sensor histidine kinase/response regulator: protein MNSPVHIRSVGAISGRRYAQWVPPLAFGIALIVAVVGAWIVRGQLHQNERDRFLRIAGHIEPAVEHQFKEAAEAVAGAQAWIAATPEVSREQWSAYFDSLAPYLGRGVVGLSYVERVKREDLPQFETRMRAAGEPEFTVERSGDNREHAEFFVVTRAEPRELNSRALGLDIGAGRTRRAAAEAAMRSGTAVMSRRIELIYGDDSVPGFLLLQPVYRAGADVSTPAARERALIGWVSAAVDPALLLQGVLGAAEGGLELAVFQGTTATKETFLFDSSQQVQTGQQVPTLTTWARGGWTQTMPLDVFGQRWTVWVTSRHSEAFGLPPLALTVLAAGVVVAALLAWLLRAVLSARERALELAAKMTADLRTAQAETRRLAMVASRTASGVLLADADWRIEWVNESFTRMFGYTLDDVRGRRPGEFLHGPGTDLVTLNAINAADGAVRAELLNYTRAGRPIWLELDIQPLHDESGQHVGYMGLQLDITARKAAEADLAQKEAQFRFIFERSPVGIYWRHQRADGKMEWHVNEAHLRICGLTAEEVGQPGKFEEISHPEEYARQMVLEAKIKAGEMDQFSLEKRYFRPDGTTVWVLLTRQRVVRADGGIEEMATTVDISERKHAEEELERREGELRFILNAVPIGVSWQERQRGIVWFNDGVYRVLGLAREPAPSLALFREMTVKQDLMAQEAERARLERGEIDGFVLEKRYRRPDGEVIWVSMTQQVYRGPDGEILQEVVTIVDITAQRRQEDELRAAKEVAEQANAAKSQFLAMMSHEIRTPMNGVIGMTSLLLDSPLSAAQKEYAETIRQSGDSLLTIINDILDFSKIESGRLELEREEFSLRECIEGTLDLFAPRAAEKGLDFLYEISDGVPALVRGDATRLRQVIVNLLNNAVKFTAKGEVVLSVRTLQQDETSAEVEFAVKDTGIGIPPEGLGRLFRSFSQVDASTARRFGGTGLGLAISKRLAEIMGGRMWVESEPGHGSTFFFTVHVDAVTNKPRPYLPAGQQTDLAGKRLLVVDDNGTSRRILLAWATTWQMSAHAAATGMEALGWMDAGQTFDVAVLDMHMPGMDGISLARALRERRPEMPLILLSSVGQLEGEERELFSACLTKPAKPAQLFRVLAEHGGRTPLPPVAAPAAPVEMPTPLHTDRLLLAEDNAVNQRVALMMLQKLGYRADVAANGYEVLEALRRQVYDVVLMDVQMPEMDGLEAARRIRAHADPAVPRPWIVALTANAMQGDRERCHEAGMDDYISKPVKLDELAAALARVRPHWEPGGL, encoded by the coding sequence GTGAATAGTCCCGTGCATATTCGCTCCGTCGGTGCGATCTCCGGCCGCCGTTATGCGCAGTGGGTGCCACCGCTCGCGTTCGGCATCGCGCTGATCGTGGCGGTGGTCGGGGCGTGGATCGTGCGGGGGCAGCTGCACCAGAACGAGCGTGATCGGTTTCTGCGTATCGCGGGGCATATCGAGCCGGCAGTGGAGCATCAATTCAAGGAAGCCGCGGAAGCGGTGGCGGGCGCCCAGGCGTGGATCGCGGCCACGCCGGAGGTCTCGCGCGAACAGTGGTCCGCCTATTTCGATTCGCTCGCGCCGTATCTGGGGCGGGGCGTCGTGGGGCTGAGTTACGTGGAACGCGTGAAACGCGAAGATTTGCCGCAATTCGAGACGCGAATGCGTGCGGCGGGCGAACCGGAGTTCACGGTGGAGCGCAGCGGCGACAACCGCGAACACGCGGAGTTTTTTGTCGTCACGCGGGCCGAACCGCGCGAGCTCAACAGCCGTGCGCTCGGCTTGGACATCGGAGCGGGGCGCACGCGGCGGGCCGCGGCGGAGGCCGCCATGCGCAGCGGGACGGCGGTGATGTCGCGGCGCATCGAATTGATTTACGGCGACGATTCGGTGCCGGGCTTTCTGCTGCTGCAACCGGTGTATCGCGCAGGGGCGGACGTGAGCACGCCGGCGGCGCGCGAGCGGGCGCTCATCGGCTGGGTGTCGGCGGCGGTGGATCCGGCGTTGCTGCTCCAAGGGGTGCTCGGGGCGGCGGAGGGCGGGTTGGAACTCGCGGTGTTTCAGGGCACGACCGCCACGAAGGAGACGTTCCTTTTCGACAGCAGCCAGCAGGTGCAAACCGGCCAGCAGGTGCCGACGTTGACGACGTGGGCGCGCGGGGGCTGGACGCAGACGATGCCGCTCGACGTGTTTGGCCAACGGTGGACGGTGTGGGTGACGAGCCGGCATTCCGAGGCGTTTGGACTGCCGCCGCTCGCGTTGACGGTGCTGGCGGCGGGCGTCGTGGTGGCGGCGCTGCTGGCGTGGCTTTTGCGGGCGGTGCTCTCGGCGCGCGAGCGGGCGCTCGAGCTGGCGGCGAAGATGACGGCGGACTTGCGCACGGCGCAGGCGGAAACGCGGCGACTGGCGATGGTGGCGAGTCGCACGGCGAGCGGGGTGTTGCTGGCCGATGCAGACTGGCGAATCGAGTGGGTCAACGAGAGCTTCACGCGGATGTTTGGCTACACGCTGGACGACGTGCGCGGGAGGCGCCCGGGGGAATTTTTGCACGGGCCGGGCACGGACTTGGTGACGCTCAATGCGATCAACGCGGCGGACGGAGCGGTGCGGGCGGAATTACTGAACTACACGCGCGCGGGGCGGCCGATCTGGCTGGAGCTGGACATCCAGCCGCTGCACGACGAGTCCGGCCAGCACGTGGGCTACATGGGACTGCAGCTCGACATCACGGCGCGCAAAGCCGCGGAGGCCGACCTGGCGCAGAAGGAAGCGCAGTTTCGCTTCATTTTCGAACGGTCGCCGGTGGGGATTTATTGGCGACATCAGCGCGCGGACGGGAAGATGGAATGGCACGTCAACGAAGCCCATTTGCGCATCTGTGGTTTGACCGCGGAGGAAGTGGGGCAGCCGGGGAAATTTGAGGAGATCAGTCACCCGGAGGAATACGCGCGGCAGATGGTGCTGGAGGCGAAGATCAAGGCGGGGGAGATGGATCAGTTTTCGTTGGAGAAACGTTATTTCCGGCCCGACGGCACGACGGTGTGGGTTTTGCTGACGCGGCAGCGGGTGGTGCGCGCGGATGGTGGGATCGAGGAGATGGCGACCACCGTGGATATTTCGGAGCGCAAACACGCGGAAGAGGAGTTGGAGCGACGGGAAGGCGAGCTGCGCTTCATCCTCAATGCGGTGCCGATTGGCGTGAGCTGGCAGGAGCGGCAACGAGGCATCGTGTGGTTCAACGATGGCGTTTACCGGGTTTTGGGTTTGGCGCGCGAACCGGCGCCGTCGCTGGCGCTCTTCCGTGAGATGACGGTGAAACAAGATTTGATGGCGCAAGAGGCCGAACGTGCGCGGCTCGAGCGCGGCGAGATCGACGGGTTCGTGTTGGAGAAACGTTACCGGCGGCCCGATGGCGAGGTGATCTGGGTGTCGATGACGCAGCAAGTTTACCGCGGGCCGGACGGAGAGATTTTGCAGGAAGTCGTGACGATCGTGGACATCACGGCGCAACGGCGACAGGAGGACGAACTGCGCGCGGCGAAGGAGGTCGCGGAGCAGGCGAACGCGGCGAAGAGCCAGTTTCTCGCGATGATGAGCCACGAGATTCGCACGCCGATGAACGGCGTGATCGGCATGACCAGCCTGTTGCTGGATTCCCCGCTGTCCGCGGCGCAAAAAGAATACGCGGAAACGATCCGGCAGAGCGGGGATTCCCTGCTGACGATCATCAACGACATTCTTGATTTCTCGAAGATCGAATCCGGCCGGTTGGAATTGGAGCGGGAGGAGTTTTCGCTGCGCGAGTGCATCGAGGGGACGTTGGATTTGTTTGCACCGCGCGCCGCCGAGAAGGGCTTGGATTTCCTCTACGAAATTTCCGACGGCGTGCCGGCGCTGGTGCGGGGCGATGCCACGCGGCTGCGGCAGGTGATCGTCAATCTGTTGAACAACGCGGTGAAGTTTACCGCGAAGGGCGAAGTGGTATTGAGCGTGCGCACCCTGCAGCAGGACGAAACGAGCGCGGAGGTGGAATTTGCGGTGAAGGATACGGGCATCGGCATCCCGCCGGAGGGTTTGGGGCGGCTGTTTCGTTCGTTCTCCCAAGTCGATGCCTCGACGGCGCGCCGTTTCGGCGGGACGGGGCTGGGCCTCGCGATCAGCAAGCGACTCGCCGAAATCATGGGCGGCCGCATGTGGGTCGAAAGCGAGCCCGGCCATGGCTCGACGTTTTTCTTCACGGTGCACGTGGATGCGGTGACGAACAAGCCGCGGCCTTACCTGCCGGCGGGGCAGCAGACGGACTTGGCGGGCAAGCGGCTGCTGGTCGTGGACGACAACGGCACGAGCCGGCGCATCCTGCTGGCGTGGGCGACGACGTGGCAAATGAGCGCGCACGCGGCGGCCACGGGGATGGAGGCCCTGGGGTGGATGGATGCCGGACAGACGTTTGACGTCGCCGTTCTCGACATGCACATGCCGGGGATGGACGGCATCTCGCTGGCGCGAGCGTTGCGGGAGCGCAGGCCGGAAATGCCGCTGATTCTGCTCTCGTCCGTGGGCCAGCTCGAAGGCGAGGAGCGGGAATTGTTTTCGGCCTGCCTGACCAAGCCCGCGAAACCGGCGCAATTATTCCGCGTGTTGGCGGAGCATGGAGGACGCACGCCGTTGCCGCCGGTGGCCGCGCCGGCGGCGCCGGTGGAAATGCCGACGCCCTTGCACACGGACCGTCTGCTGCTGGCAGAAGACAACGCGGTGAACCAGCGGGTCGCGTTGATGATGTTGCAGAAGCTCGGCTATCGCGCCGACGTCGCCGCCAACGGTTATGAAGTGCTCGAGGCGCTCCGGCGGCAGGTTTACGACGTTGTGTTGATGGATGTGCAGATGCCGGAGATGGACGGGCTCGAAGCGGCGCGGCGCATCCGGGCGCACGCCGATCCGGCGGTGCCGCGCCCGTGGATCGTGGCGCTCACGGCCAACGCGATGCAGGGCGATCGGGAGCGGTGCCACGAGGCTGGCATGGATGATTACATCAGTAAACCCGTGAAGCTCGACGAACTGGCCGCGGCGCTCGCGCGGGTGCGTCCGCACTGGGAGCCGGGCGGACTTTAA
- a CDS encoding lipid-A-disaccharide synthase — protein sequence MSGRVGELPPPPGGGVDVLFIAGEHSGDEHAARIVADLRRARPGVRVAALGGPALAAAGAQVLHDLTASSVVGLVEVLRNYDYFKALFAATLRWIETHLPRVVCFVDYPGFNLRLAAELRKRGVTTKGGGPVRALFYISPQIWAWKPQRRFTMARDLDALGVIFPFEVASYADTSLPVTFLGHPFVEAGYVPPVRYEAKGPVLLLPGSRKQAVARIFPVLLRAFAALGEREAVVLYPSEAIRRVLLAAGPPAHVKLVPLDEHGSLGAAAVLTSSGTMSMHCALAGIPGAVVYRANPLTYLIGRRLVKVPYLGIANLLLKQPMYPEFIQGAARPGALAAELRACLHDPVRRERTAALAAQLRSELGGSGRTPPTEWLNGFLSPRE from the coding sequence ATGAGCGGTCGCGTAGGTGAATTACCGCCGCCGCCGGGCGGCGGCGTCGACGTGCTCTTCATCGCCGGCGAACATTCGGGCGACGAGCATGCGGCCAGGATCGTGGCGGACTTGCGGCGGGCGCGGCCGGGGGTGCGGGTGGCGGCGTTGGGCGGACCGGCGCTCGCGGCGGCGGGCGCGCAGGTGTTGCACGATTTGACGGCCTCGTCGGTGGTCGGGTTGGTCGAAGTGTTGAGAAACTACGACTATTTCAAGGCGCTCTTCGCGGCGACGCTGCGGTGGATCGAGACGCACCTGCCGCGGGTGGTGTGCTTCGTCGACTATCCCGGTTTCAACCTGCGTTTGGCGGCGGAACTCAGGAAGCGCGGTGTGACGACGAAGGGGGGCGGGCCGGTCCGCGCGTTGTTTTATATTTCTCCGCAAATCTGGGCGTGGAAACCGCAGCGGCGGTTTACGATGGCGCGCGATCTCGATGCGTTGGGGGTGATTTTTCCGTTCGAGGTGGCGAGCTACGCCGACACGTCGTTGCCGGTGACGTTTCTCGGGCATCCTTTTGTGGAGGCGGGCTATGTGCCGCCGGTGCGTTACGAGGCGAAGGGGCCGGTGCTGCTGCTGCCGGGGAGCCGGAAGCAGGCGGTGGCGCGGATTTTTCCGGTGTTGCTGCGCGCGTTCGCCGCGCTCGGCGAACGTGAGGCGGTGGTGCTTTATCCGAGCGAGGCGATCCGGCGCGTGCTGCTCGCAGCGGGTCCGCCCGCCCACGTGAAACTCGTGCCGCTCGACGAACACGGCTCGCTGGGCGCGGCGGCGGTGCTCACGAGTTCGGGCACGATGTCGATGCACTGTGCGTTGGCGGGGATTCCGGGCGCAGTGGTTTATCGAGCGAATCCTTTGACGTATTTGATCGGCCGGCGATTGGTGAAGGTGCCGTATCTGGGAATCGCCAACCTGCTGCTGAAACAACCCATGTATCCTGAGTTCATTCAAGGCGCGGCGCGGCCGGGGGCGCTCGCGGCGGAATTGCGCGCGTGTCTGCATGATCCGGTCCGGCGGGAGCGGACCGCGGCGTTGGCGGCGCAATTGCGCAGTGAACTCGGCGGCAGCGGACGGACACCACCGACGGAATGGTTGAACGGTTTTCTCAGTCCTCGTGAATAG
- a CDS encoding Gfo/Idh/MocA family protein yields the protein MSSDVTTDRVRCGVAGVGSLGQHHARIYASLPGVQFAGVYEENDARAAEICGRFGCRRFATLAELGEACDAVSVVVPTDKHAAVALPLLAAGCHLLIEKPICASLADAERVLAAAQAAGVLVQVGHIEHFNPVMGFLEKEVAEPRFITTERLAPFTPRGTEVGVVLDLMIHDIGIVLELVKSPLVKLDSVGVSVLSKTEDIANARLQFANGCVANLSTSRMSLKKVREIRVFQSSAYLSFDFMNQTGHLVRKSGMLSYAAQLMAGAVKPGDLTAMPVEEIPLQKGEPLALELAHFVESVAQVRQPKVGGALGKTALEVAIAITDQIRSGQP from the coding sequence ATGTCTTCAGACGTGACGACGGATCGGGTGCGGTGCGGAGTGGCGGGCGTGGGCTCGCTGGGGCAGCATCATGCGCGCATTTACGCGTCGTTGCCGGGCGTGCAGTTTGCCGGCGTTTACGAGGAGAATGATGCGCGGGCGGCGGAGATTTGCGGGCGCTTCGGGTGCCGGCGGTTCGCGACGTTGGCGGAATTGGGCGAGGCGTGCGACGCGGTGTCGGTCGTGGTGCCGACCGACAAACACGCGGCGGTGGCGCTGCCGTTGCTCGCCGCGGGTTGCCATTTGTTGATCGAAAAACCGATTTGCGCGTCGCTGGCGGATGCGGAGCGCGTGCTGGCGGCGGCGCAGGCGGCGGGCGTGCTCGTGCAGGTGGGGCACATCGAGCATTTTAATCCGGTGATGGGCTTTCTGGAAAAGGAGGTCGCGGAGCCGCGGTTCATCACGACGGAGCGGCTGGCGCCGTTTACGCCGCGCGGGACCGAGGTCGGCGTGGTGCTCGATTTGATGATCCACGATATCGGCATCGTGTTGGAATTGGTGAAATCGCCGCTCGTGAAACTGGACAGCGTGGGCGTGAGCGTGCTGTCGAAGACGGAGGACATCGCGAACGCGCGCCTGCAGTTTGCCAACGGCTGCGTGGCGAATCTGAGCACGAGCCGGATGAGTTTGAAGAAGGTGCGCGAGATTCGCGTCTTCCAGTCCTCGGCTTATCTCTCTTTCGATTTCATGAACCAGACCGGTCACCTCGTGCGCAAGAGCGGGATGTTGAGCTACGCCGCGCAACTGATGGCGGGGGCCGTGAAGCCGGGCGATTTGACGGCGATGCCGGTGGAGGAGATTCCGTTGCAGAAAGGCGAGCCGCTCGCCTTGGAACTGGCGCATTTCGTCGAGAGCGTGGCGCAGGTCAGGCAGCCGAAAGTCGGGGGCGCGCTGGGCAAGACGGCGCTCGAAGTCGCGATCGCCATCACCGATCAGATTCGGAGCGGACAGCCATGA